One part of the Rutidosis leptorrhynchoides isolate AG116_Rl617_1_P2 chromosome 1, CSIRO_AGI_Rlap_v1, whole genome shotgun sequence genome encodes these proteins:
- the LOC139871358 gene encoding uncharacterized protein, with protein MALPQIIPYSPPHFTNKLNPNQFLLNPNCKTQTHTFSFSLISNFTPINRHRYRHCHRITSVRCSGEKQDNNSNDVVELPLFPLPLVLFPGQERFRVTKIVRTKPYLVAEVVWLEDRPSSNENGDDMEGLAVEVENHMKDVIRLSNRLNGKPEKEAGDLRRNLFPTPFSFFVGSTFEGAPREQQALLELEDTMVRLKREKETLRNTLNYLSAASAVKDVFPSSSS; from the exons ATGGCACTACCACAAATCATCCCTTATTCCCCACCTCATTTCACCAACAAATTGAACCCTAATCAGTTCCTATTAAACCCTAATTGCAAAACCCAAACTCACACCTTTTCATTCTCCCTAATTTCCAATTTCACCCCAATCAACCGTCACCGTTACCGTCACTGTCACCGTATCACTTCCGTCCGTTGCTCGGGTGAAAAACAAGACAACAACTCAAACGACGTCGTTGAGCTCCCACTGTTTCCTCTCCCATTGGTCTTATTCCCAG GTCAGGAACGGTTTCGCGTTACGAAAATCGTGCGAACGAAACCGTATTTAGTTGCTGAGGTTGTTTGGTTAGAGGATAGGCCTTCAAGTAATGAAAATGGTGATGATATGGAAGGATTAGCAGTTGAAGTTGAGAACCATATGAAAGATGTAATTAGGTTATCGAATCGATTAAATGGGAAACCTGAAAAGGAAGCAGGGGATTTAAGGAGGAATTTGTTTCCTACGCCTTTTTCGTTTTTCGTTGGGAGTACGTTTGAAGGTGCGCCTAGAGAGCAACAAGCTTTATTGGAATTGGAAGATACAATGGTTAGattgaaaagagagaaagaaacgTTGCGTAATACTTTGAATTATTTGTCTGCTGCTTCTGCAGTTAAAGATGTGTTTCCTTCTTCTAGTTCTTGA